The genomic region TGAGGATATTGTATTCAGCGATATTGATATCCTCGAGCATCACGAACCACAGCCGGATTACTGGGGATGTCTTGCGATCAATGCCGGAGATAACAACACGGTACAGAACGTAGTGTATGAGAATATCCGTATTGAACCTTTCGAATTGGGTGAACTGTTCAATGTGAGAGTGCTGCAAAATGCAAAATACAATCCTGCTCCAGGGAAACAGATCCGTGATATTCTTTTCAAAAATATTACGTATAACGGTAGCTGTCTGAATCCATCCCATATCGAAGGCTACGATGAAACGCGGAAGGTAGAGAATGTGAGATTTGAGAATGTAACTGTTAATGGACAACATTTCTCTATGGAGAGGGATGTTATTCTCGGACCTCATACCAATGAAGTGGAAGTGAAACCAACATAAGTGTGATTTTAATCTGTCCAATAGAGCATTCGTACCCTTATCCGCTCACGGGGAAAATAAGCAAGCGACCCCAAAGGACAAGAATATCGTCGCTTAAGAAGTCGCCTGAATGGTGGCTTTTTTTGCTTTGGTAACCCAAGTGAGTTGGAACTGTAGAGTGAATTGCTTACCTGTCAGGCTTTATATAGCCGGCTCATCCGATAACTGGAAACGGGATACGAAATACCAGATGAGCTCGCGACGTGAAGATACCTTGGTTTTGGCGAAAATGGATTTCAAATGATCCTGAACTGTATATACAGAAATATGCATCGCGGCAGCAATCTCTTTGGAAGAATAGCTGCGCAGCACATAACCGAGCAGTTCCCGTTCTCGACTGGATAATCCATGGCTTTCGGCGAGCAAGGGCAACAAATCCTGCGGCATTGCCTGCTCCAAACGAATAGCAATCTGATTCGGTCCTCCGAGCTGTTGCATAAGACTGGCATGAAGGATGAGATAACGCCCATCCGGAAGTTGGATACAGACTTTGGAGGGCGAGTTGGGAGTGAGTTGACGATCTTCAGCCCGTTCAGCCTGATTCTTGCGCTGCAAGTGGGAACTGACTGCACGTACCGGACGGGGCAGAACATCCGGCCCTACATGTTCCAGCGTGCGTAATTGGGACAGCCAATATTGAGCCGGGGCGTTCAGGGATAAGAGCTGGAACGTATCCGAGGTGATCAAAATTCCGGGTTCCTCAGGACTTCCGCTCGTGATCTCATCCACAAGTGTCAGACTTGTGGACCGTAGCATGGATGCAATAGAAGTAGTCCAGCTCTGAATCAGCGACCGTTCCTCCTCTGTAAACAAAGAACTCTCAGTCTTGCGATACAGCGTCAGGTATCCCCAACAAGCGTCTCCACTGACTAATACAGCGCGCAGTTCATCACCAAACCCCGCTGGCTGAAGAATGTTGATATAACGTGGGCTTTGTTCAGGCTCTGCGTTCGAAGTATGAAGGGTAGC from Paenibacillus sp. FSL R5-0341 harbors:
- a CDS encoding helix-turn-helix transcriptional regulator, producing the protein MTSRIDRNHRLITSLEKGTWTSRTYREAVLKQIHSAVPYDAFCFTTVDPLTLLSTGAVTEDGIEAIHDRLFINEYMEEDIHKYAELIRSGEHTATLHTSNAEPEQSPRYINILQPAGFGDELRAVLVSGDACWGYLTLYRKTESSLFTEEERSLIQSWTTSIASMLRSTSLTLVDEITSGSPEEPGILITSDTFQLLSLNAPAQYWLSQLRTLEHVGPDVLPRPVRAVSSHLQRKNQAERAEDRQLTPNSPSKVCIQLPDGRYLILHASLMQQLGGPNQIAIRLEQAMPQDLLPLLAESHGLSSRERELLGYVLRSYSSKEIAAAMHISVYTVQDHLKSIFAKTKVSSRRELIWYFVSRFQLSDEPAI